From the genome of Bacteroidota bacterium, one region includes:
- a CDS encoding efflux RND transporter permease subunit: MDLTRYAIENRVVTAVALVVVLLLGIQSYLDLPRSEDPGFLIRVANIVTPFPGASPERVEELVTDKLEARIQEIPEVDNIVSQSRTNLSIITVTLKDEVQDLQPVFDRIRRKVESAEADLPDGVTSDVNDEFGDVFGTLLTLTADGFSYRELEDAADQVRNELLRIEDVAKVDIYGAQDERVFVEYDNARLSELGLSPGQLQGVLQASNIIISGGTVETGVESIALEPSGSFDTVDAIRRAVITLPGSGQVVFLDDIARVERGYVNPRAEEVRISGREGLILAISMRDDGDIIGLGEEVLATTAQLEARFPVGVEFGVVSFQPEVVERSVSSFTVSVAQSVGVVIVAMLLFLGLRTGLIVATLIPMAMVATMLFMGVLDIGIDQISLAALIIALGLLVDNAIVMSEAIMVGMEEGKPAKTAAIEAASELRIPLLVSSLTTAAAFLPISLAESQVGEYTAPLAQVIIITLLASWVLSLTMIPLLCVVFLRVKAREEGEEEYGSVFYRRYRGLLTALVGHPLVTVIAAYGLLVVALWGFGFVPQSFFPEKEEVLFTGQFDLPYGTSFEETQAVTADIEAFLASEFARPDRPPGSEPEDDEVALENWAFFVGTDAPRFNLGYNPEQPRTNYASMIANTTTFEAQAGIIERLRSYVEVTHPGVDATVEALTSGPGGGDPVEVRLYGDDPAVLFGLVDEVKAHLATLTGPRAITDNWGAFTKKLRVEIDEARAARAGVSNQDVAVSLQAAVSGIVATQFREGDELIPVTLRSTDGTRAQLSEIESINVYAQSTGRNVPLGQVATIELAFEPSRVLRRNRQLAVTVASDLDDATGVTAFDIVAELDPWLAEQQAAWPVGYAYEIGGEFESSSDANASIGAKLPLAGLVILMLLVWQFNSLRKPTIILLTIPLALIGATIGLLVTGLSFGFMTLLGLIALAGIVINNAIVLIDRVQFEMDENGHPPFRAIIEAGQRRFRPIMLTTATTAGGLLPLWLGGGPLFESMSVAILFGLLFATVLTLGVVPALYALFFRVRSEDDAGDNGSVFEGADPAPPSTSA, encoded by the coding sequence ATGGACCTCACCCGCTACGCCATCGAGAACCGGGTCGTCACGGCGGTCGCGCTCGTGGTGGTCCTCCTCCTCGGCATCCAGTCCTACCTCGACCTCCCGCGCTCGGAGGACCCCGGCTTCCTGATCCGCGTCGCCAACATCGTGACGCCGTTCCCGGGGGCCAGCCCCGAGCGCGTCGAGGAGCTCGTCACCGACAAGCTGGAGGCGCGCATCCAGGAGATCCCGGAGGTGGACAACATCGTCAGCCAGTCGCGCACCAACCTCTCGATCATCACGGTCACCCTCAAGGACGAGGTGCAGGACCTGCAGCCCGTCTTCGACCGCATCCGGCGCAAGGTCGAGAGCGCCGAGGCCGACCTCCCGGACGGCGTCACCTCCGATGTCAACGACGAGTTCGGCGACGTCTTCGGGACACTGCTCACGCTCACCGCCGACGGCTTCTCCTACCGCGAGCTCGAAGACGCCGCCGACCAGGTCCGCAACGAGCTCCTCCGCATCGAGGACGTGGCCAAGGTGGACATCTACGGCGCGCAGGACGAGCGGGTCTTCGTGGAGTACGACAACGCGCGCCTCTCCGAGCTGGGCCTCTCGCCGGGGCAGCTGCAGGGCGTCCTCCAGGCGAGCAACATCATCATCTCGGGCGGGACCGTCGAGACGGGCGTCGAGAGCATCGCGCTGGAGCCGTCGGGCTCGTTCGACACCGTGGACGCGATCCGCCGGGCCGTCATCACGCTGCCTGGCTCGGGCCAGGTCGTCTTCCTCGACGACATCGCGCGCGTCGAGCGCGGCTACGTCAACCCGCGCGCCGAGGAGGTCCGCATCTCCGGCCGCGAGGGCCTCATCCTCGCCATCTCGATGCGCGACGACGGCGACATCATCGGGCTCGGCGAAGAGGTGCTCGCCACCACGGCGCAGCTGGAGGCCCGCTTCCCCGTCGGCGTCGAGTTCGGCGTGGTGAGCTTCCAGCCGGAGGTCGTCGAGCGCTCGGTATCGAGCTTCACCGTGTCGGTCGCGCAGTCGGTCGGCGTCGTGATCGTGGCGATGCTCCTGTTTCTCGGGCTGCGCACGGGCCTGATCGTCGCCACGCTGATCCCGATGGCGATGGTGGCGACGATGCTCTTCATGGGCGTCCTCGACATCGGCATCGACCAGATCTCGCTGGCGGCGCTCATCATCGCGCTGGGGCTGCTCGTGGACAACGCCATCGTCATGAGCGAGGCGATCATGGTCGGGATGGAGGAGGGCAAGCCCGCGAAGACCGCCGCCATCGAGGCCGCGAGCGAGCTGCGGATCCCGCTCCTCGTCTCGTCGCTGACGACGGCGGCGGCGTTCCTGCCGATCTCGCTCGCCGAGTCGCAGGTGGGCGAATACACGGCCCCGCTGGCGCAGGTCATCATCATCACGCTGCTGGCGTCGTGGGTGCTCTCGCTGACGATGATCCCGCTGCTGTGTGTGGTCTTCCTCCGGGTGAAGGCCCGCGAGGAGGGTGAGGAGGAGTACGGCTCGGTGTTCTACCGCCGCTACCGCGGGCTCCTCACGGCGCTGGTCGGGCACCCGCTCGTCACTGTGATCGCGGCGTACGGGCTGCTCGTCGTGGCGTTGTGGGGCTTCGGCTTCGTGCCGCAGTCGTTCTTCCCCGAGAAAGAGGAGGTGCTCTTCACCGGCCAGTTCGATCTGCCCTACGGCACGTCGTTCGAGGAGACGCAGGCCGTCACGGCGGACATCGAGGCGTTCCTCGCGTCCGAGTTTGCGCGCCCCGACCGACCGCCGGGCTCGGAGCCTGAGGACGACGAGGTCGCGCTCGAAAACTGGGCGTTCTTCGTCGGCACCGACGCGCCGCGCTTCAACCTCGGCTACAACCCCGAGCAGCCCCGCACCAACTACGCGTCGATGATCGCCAACACGACGACCTTCGAGGCGCAGGCCGGGATCATCGAGCGGCTGCGGTCCTACGTGGAGGTGACCCACCCCGGCGTCGACGCGACCGTCGAGGCGCTCACGAGCGGCCCCGGCGGCGGCGACCCCGTCGAGGTGCGGCTCTACGGCGACGACCCGGCGGTGCTCTTCGGCCTCGTGGACGAGGTCAAGGCCCACCTGGCCACGCTCACCGGCCCGCGCGCCATCACCGACAACTGGGGCGCGTTCACCAAGAAGCTCCGCGTCGAGATCGACGAGGCGCGGGCGGCGCGGGCGGGCGTCTCCAACCAGGACGTCGCGGTGTCGCTCCAGGCGGCGGTCTCCGGCATCGTGGCGACGCAGTTCCGCGAGGGCGACGAGCTCATCCCGGTCACGCTGCGCTCCACCGACGGGACGCGCGCCCAGCTGAGCGAGATCGAGTCGATCAACGTCTACGCGCAGAGCACGGGGCGCAACGTCCCGCTGGGCCAGGTCGCGACCATCGAGCTGGCCTTTGAGCCCTCGCGCGTGCTGCGTCGCAACCGCCAGCTCGCCGTCACGGTGGCCTCCGACCTCGACGACGCCACCGGCGTGACGGCCTTCGACATCGTGGCGGAGCTAGACCCGTGGCTGGCCGAGCAGCAGGCGGCGTGGCCCGTCGGCTACGCCTACGAGATCGGCGGCGAGTTCGAGAGCTCGTCCGACGCCAACGCCTCCATTGGGGCGAAGCTGCCACTCGCAGGCCTCGTTATCCTGATGCTGCTCGTGTGGCAGTTCAACTCGCTGCGCAAGCCGACGATCATCCTCCTCACGATCCCGCTGGCGCTCATCGGCGCGACGATCGGGCTGCTCGTCACGGGCCTCTCGTTCGGGTTCATGACGCTGCTGGGGCTGATCGCACTGGCGGGCATCGTCATCAACAACGCCATCGTGCTCATCGACCGCGTCCAGTTCGAGATGGACGAGAACGGGCACCCGCCGTTCCGCGCGATCATCGAGGCGGGGCAGCGGCGCTTCCGCCCGATCATGCTCACCACGGCCACGACGGCGGGGGGCCTGCTCCCGCTGTGGCTCGGCGGCGGCCCGCTCTTCGAGTCAATGTCGGTGGCGATCCTCTTCGGGCTGCTCTTCGCGACGGTGCTCACGCTGGGCGTCGTGCCCGCGCTCTACGCGCTCTTCTTTCGCGTCCGTTCCGAGGACGATGCCGGCGACAACGGCTCCGTCTTCGAAGGCGCAGACCCAGCGCCACCGAGTACTTCGGCGTAG
- a CDS encoding efflux RND transporter periplasmic adaptor subunit, translating to MSVLFSPRGHRLLSLAVFLLAATGCGDESADQAEVLRPVRYAAAVTGNSEQTRTFAGVAQAGTQVQLSARVGSTIETVAVEVGASVRRGQTLARLDATDYVIQQRQAEAAVAQAVAQLRNAEAAYDRTQELYANQAAALGDLDAARAQFESAGAQVRSSEAQADAARRQVGFTRLTAPVSGSVASVLVEPGEQVGVGQTAFVLTGGGQPEVQVAVPEGLIGRIRSGASATVRIGALGGEAFVGTVAEIGVAATSNATTFPVNVRLTGDASAVRPGMAAEVTLAFRQAAASGDRVIVPLEAVAEDRSGRYVFVLERQSDSEAVAQRRAVETGQFAAEGVEILTGVQDGTLVATAGVSVLADGQRVALLGAAD from the coding sequence ATGTCTGTGCTGTTCTCCCCTCGAGGGCACCGCCTTCTTTCGCTGGCTGTATTCCTTCTTGCGGCGACCGGTTGCGGCGACGAGTCGGCCGATCAGGCCGAGGTGCTGCGCCCCGTACGCTACGCTGCGGCCGTCACGGGCAACAGCGAGCAGACGCGCACGTTCGCGGGCGTGGCCCAGGCGGGCACGCAGGTGCAGCTGAGCGCCCGCGTGGGGAGCACCATCGAGACGGTTGCGGTCGAGGTCGGCGCGTCCGTACGCCGGGGGCAGACGCTCGCGCGCCTCGACGCGACCGACTATGTGATCCAGCAGCGCCAAGCCGAGGCCGCCGTCGCCCAGGCCGTGGCCCAGCTCCGCAACGCCGAGGCCGCCTACGACCGCACGCAGGAGCTCTACGCCAACCAAGCCGCGGCACTCGGCGACCTCGACGCGGCGCGGGCGCAGTTCGAATCGGCGGGGGCGCAGGTCCGCTCGTCGGAGGCCCAGGCCGATGCTGCCCGGCGGCAGGTCGGCTTCACGCGGCTCACTGCGCCCGTATCGGGCTCCGTGGCCTCGGTGCTCGTCGAGCCCGGCGAGCAGGTGGGCGTCGGGCAGACCGCGTTCGTGCTCACCGGCGGCGGTCAGCCCGAGGTGCAAGTCGCCGTACCGGAAGGGCTCATCGGTCGCATCCGCTCCGGAGCCTCGGCGACCGTCCGCATCGGAGCACTCGGCGGCGAGGCGTTCGTGGGTACCGTCGCCGAGATCGGCGTTGCGGCGACGAGCAATGCCACCACGTTCCCCGTGAACGTCCGCCTCACCGGCGACGCGAGCGCCGTGCGCCCCGGCATGGCCGCCGAGGTGACGCTTGCCTTCCGCCAGGCCGCCGCGTCCGGCGACCGCGTGATCGTACCGCTGGAGGCCGTCGCCGAGGACCGCTCCGGGCGCTACGTGTTCGTGCTGGAGCGGCAGAGCGATAGCGAGGCCGTCGCCCAGCGCCGCGCCGTCGAGACGGGCCAGTTCGCCGCGGAGGGCGTCGAGATCCTCACGGGCGTCCAGGACGGCACGCTGGTCGCCACCGCCGGGGTGAGCGTGCTCGCCGACGGCCAGCGCGTCGCGCTGCTCGGTGCCGCTGACTAG
- a CDS encoding ABC transporter substrate binding protein — MQIAFVLDGPPLQDDTLQALVQAEIETVAGRRFALAYRTATADYTLAGVEQEVAALMAAPDVDVVVALGPLASQVVARLVDPAHPVIAAVVLDPALQGLPERDGASGAPGVAYLTVPFTFNRDVDTFRALTPVTHLAVLLNATLLDGFPALAPRLRAASEAVGIRLTALGTGPDIEASLDAIPDDVDGVYVTPLNRFAPAERAQLAAALIERGLPSFAYGGADEVALGFMASLNVDFAESLARRVGVYVDRILLGDDPATFPVRVVAGERLVLNLATARSLDVYPPLGLLLEAELLGATLTPAGDALSLKEAIRRAVEANRSLAIQDAAVAVSAAQVREARSVLLPQLSASGTGLLVDSRLAEVSQGQQPEWDVAGTLELSQVLFSEGASANIGIQRALLDASNQSRSAERLDVALDAAEAYLNVLRAEALVQVQQNNLRLTRQSLEFADQREAIGTAGPAEGLRLRAELATRRTDLIDAFVQGQAARLALNQILDRPLEAPFTATEVVQVEDPELLESASRLSALIVDPRSFARLRDALVEAAIEVEPNVQVLDASIRAQERAEQSARRAFFLPTVAAFGQVDLSVYEDGAGSDLGPMTPEVEVPNPFWTVGLNLTFPLFEGGGRFATRDRASAEVLQLQLQRDLLVQQIEQNVRTQMQFAAASFASIQEARRAAAVAQQSLAVVTDSYAAGAVDVTPLLEAQNTLQQAEVGVTNAIYDHLIDVKRVERSVGRIEALMDPAERDAFEARILEALQSGPGR; from the coding sequence GTGCAGATTGCCTTCGTCCTGGACGGCCCCCCTCTCCAAGACGACACGTTGCAGGCACTCGTCCAAGCCGAGATCGAGACGGTGGCGGGGCGGCGCTTTGCGCTGGCATACCGTACCGCGACGGCAGACTACACGCTCGCCGGGGTCGAGCAGGAGGTCGCGGCGCTGATGGCGGCTCCCGATGTGGACGTTGTCGTGGCGCTGGGACCGCTCGCCTCGCAGGTGGTGGCGCGGCTCGTCGATCCGGCGCACCCGGTGATCGCGGCGGTGGTTCTGGACCCGGCCTTGCAAGGGCTTCCGGAGCGCGACGGCGCGAGCGGTGCCCCCGGTGTGGCTTACCTCACGGTGCCGTTCACGTTCAACCGCGACGTGGACACGTTCCGAGCCCTCACGCCGGTCACACACCTGGCGGTCCTCCTCAACGCGACCCTGCTCGACGGCTTTCCGGCGCTGGCTCCCCGCCTTCGGGCGGCGAGTGAGGCTGTCGGCATTCGGCTGACCGCATTGGGCACCGGGCCCGACATCGAGGCGAGCCTCGACGCGATCCCGGACGATGTGGACGGCGTCTACGTGACGCCTCTGAACCGCTTCGCTCCGGCCGAGCGCGCCCAGCTGGCGGCGGCGCTGATCGAGCGCGGCTTGCCGTCGTTTGCCTATGGCGGAGCGGACGAAGTAGCTCTGGGCTTTATGGCATCGCTCAACGTCGACTTCGCGGAGAGTCTTGCCCGGCGTGTAGGCGTCTACGTCGACCGCATTCTCCTCGGCGACGATCCGGCGACGTTCCCGGTGCGTGTGGTTGCGGGCGAGCGGCTGGTCCTCAACCTCGCCACGGCGCGGTCACTGGACGTCTACCCGCCGCTGGGCCTCCTCCTCGAAGCCGAACTCCTCGGGGCCACCCTGACGCCGGCCGGCGACGCGCTCTCGCTGAAGGAAGCCATCCGGCGAGCGGTCGAGGCCAACCGCTCGCTCGCCATTCAGGACGCTGCCGTGGCCGTGAGCGCCGCGCAGGTCCGCGAGGCGCGGTCGGTGCTCCTTCCTCAACTCAGCGCGAGTGGGACCGGCCTGCTGGTCGATAGCCGCTTGGCCGAGGTCTCGCAGGGGCAGCAACCCGAGTGGGACGTGGCGGGCACGCTCGAACTGAGCCAGGTCCTCTTCTCCGAGGGAGCCAGCGCCAACATCGGCATCCAGCGGGCGCTCCTCGACGCGAGCAACCAGAGCCGGTCCGCCGAGCGCCTCGACGTCGCCCTCGACGCGGCGGAGGCCTACCTCAACGTGCTCCGCGCCGAGGCGCTCGTGCAGGTGCAGCAGAACAACCTGCGTCTCACGCGCCAGAGCCTGGAGTTCGCCGACCAGCGCGAGGCCATCGGGACGGCCGGCCCCGCCGAGGGCCTGCGGCTGCGCGCCGAACTCGCCACGCGGCGCACGGACCTCATCGACGCGTTCGTGCAGGGCCAGGCGGCGCGCCTCGCGCTCAACCAGATCCTCGACCGCCCGCTCGAAGCGCCGTTCACCGCCACCGAGGTCGTCCAGGTGGAGGACCCCGAGTTGCTCGAGAGTGCCAGCCGCCTTTCCGCGCTCATCGTCGACCCGCGCAGTTTCGCCCGCTTGCGCGATGCTCTGGTGGAAGCCGCCATCGAGGTCGAACCGAACGTGCAGGTGCTCGATGCGAGCATCCGCGCCCAGGAGCGCGCCGAGCAGTCGGCCCGCCGGGCGTTCTTCCTCCCAACGGTCGCCGCCTTCGGCCAGGTCGACCTCTCGGTCTACGAGGACGGAGCGGGGTCCGACCTCGGGCCGATGACCCCCGAAGTCGAAGTGCCCAACCCGTTCTGGACCGTCGGCTTGAACCTGACCTTCCCGCTGTTCGAGGGCGGGGGACGCTTCGCCACGCGCGACCGCGCTTCGGCCGAAGTCCTCCAGTTGCAGTTGCAGCGCGACCTCCTCGTGCAGCAGATCGAGCAGAACGTGCGCACGCAGATGCAATTTGCGGCAGCCTCCTTTGCCTCGATCCAGGAGGCCCGCCGGGCCGCCGCCGTCGCCCAGCAGTCCCTCGCTGTCGTCACGGACTCCTATGCGGCGGGTGCCGTCGATGTGACGCCGCTCCTCGAAGCCCAGAACACGCTCCAGCAGGCCGAGGTGGGCGTGACGAACGCGATCTACGACCATCTCATCGACGTGAAGCGGGTCGAGCGCTCCGTGGGCCGTATCGAGGCGCTGATGGACCCTGCTGAGCGCGATGCCTTCGAAGCACGGATCCTGGAGGCCCTCCAATCCGGTCCGGGACGCTGA